From Mastacembelus armatus chromosome 9, fMasArm1.2, whole genome shotgun sequence:
ATCACTGGCCATATTGTGTAATTATAGGCGAGCGCGAGTAAAGGTTGTGTTGCCAGACGATAACGATGTTGTTATGTAGCTGTTCATGGGCCCTGTGCTTCTGGGCAAACAGACAGTTAATACGTTCTGACAAGATTTATGGCATCACGTCGCCATGACCCAGACCAGATGCGCCCACCTCTGGTTTCCATTGTCCGCGCGTTAAGACGCGCCTGTAGACTATGTGGAAGACAACGGTGCTTGGATACCATCTGTCTTTTTagatgattaaaataaaatctctaTTTTAAGTAATGTAGATGTTGCATCAGATTGGTAAAACAAGACTTTACAGTTATACAGCCATGACTtatcaaaaatacattttgcccAGTCAAATTGTATTGATAAAGATTCAGTTTATAGCTGACAATTTGAGTCAGGATATGCAGGCCCGAACTGATCCCGAAACCCTGGCATACCGACCTGGTGCACGCCTATAGTCTGTGACTCATTCTCACTCAAAGTGAAAATCACAGCAGTTAAATCGTCATGCACACAAACCGATTTAAGACTGGGACTTTTGGAAATAAAGGGCCAGTCCAAAGTCCGTGATTTCTTACCTTTAGTAATGGGACGGAGTGTGCAGAGCTTGTCAGCGCTGTTCGCTGCAGCGGCCACAGTGAAGGAGAAAGCAGAGACGAGCAGACTGAGCAGGCGCGACCAGAACCTCAGCCGAGGGCGGGGCCGTTGTGCAAAGAAACCTTTAAATCTTATACGAATGTTTTGCAGGACTACATTGTATTCATGTTGTCTggtaaaagtataatcccatAATGCACCTATTATATTCATGAAAAAAGGTTTATGGTTAATTCCAGCactattatatttaaaaaaaaatcatgggaTTACTTTTATTTCACCTTCATCTACTTAGGTCATTAAAATACAGCTTGAAAATTTGCAGTTTAAATTCAGTTCAATCACTGCACTGGCACAGGAATATACCTACAGTGCAATCACTGCAATGCCTGGatttaattatacatttttattgttttactgacATTGTGAAACAACAGTGGGTTTATTTTGGTGTAAAGAGACTCTTTCACCGCTTGAGGGCAATGACCTCCTGCTAAAGGGCATTTTGCACCCTATTATCTATTAGGTACATTGATCCTaggttgtatatatatatcGATACATCTTAATCTAAATTAGGATTATCAGCATATTTGAAACCTGAGTGTTGCAGTCgttatgaattaaaaataattaagacAGCGCTCcgggattaaaaaaaaaatcaaaacatggaaacacacctgcTAGAATTAAAAACCGTCCTCTCCTATCTATTAGCTCTATTTCTATGTGCGGCTGCGCCGTTGCCATGGTGAAGAGTATTACAACAAGTAATTGGTAGTTCGGCGTCATCAGCGTGCGTGAGCGTAATCCTCAACAGATAAACAACACGATATTAAAGGTAAAGGAATTGATCATTGATTGATTTATGTAGCCTAATCTGTTCCGGTTGTTTGGTCGATGTACGGTAgcacatattttattatatttgtgttttttaaccaGGAACTCATCGACACAGCCTGTGGATTAGCTCACTGTTAGCTAACTTTACATGCTACGCTAATTACTGAAAGCTATTGATGGACACAGAAAACTAATGTTAGCGAGCATTAGGGGTTTTATCGCCGTATTCATACTGACCACTGTATGTATTTAAACCTCAATGACTGTactatactactactactactatgaATGAATTATAGCTTGTTAGAAAGCTGTTTTATATAGAGAGTTATTGCCAAAGGAACCTGGATGCCTGCTATCTTGCTTGTCATTAAGTAACATCACCCAACAGTCAGCTTTTTAGTGTaggaaaatgtgtatttgtctttGAATCTGACTGTAGTTCTTAGCTCTTACtgccatgttttgtttgtacattttaCAGCTTCAGATGTGTGAGGGGCCTTCATCAATATCTGGGCCGATCCCCCCCGACCCTTCCCTCTTCCCTCAGTACTACAAAAGACCAGCTTCAGGTTAGGCCTGTCACtgattaaaatcaaaattaaacaaaatttatGTGCATGGGTGGTTATGTAGGGCAATATCTACCTCCCTATCAATATCTATCTATGTATGAGATAGTTGCTTCCATTAGTTGGATATCACAGCAACAAGACTTGAattttggaaaaacaagttGGTGAATAAATGAGGTCCTTGATCCACCATAACAGAAACTGCTGGTAACATCTTATCCCTTGACCACATAGAAAGTATTGTTCATTAAATAGTGGCCTTGAGTTatactgtttagtttttttttctgctccagCCCGTGGTCGTTTGGAGGGAAACCATGATGCGACTTTGACCCTGCTCTCAGGGCCACTTGCTCCAGATCCTGTGTTGTACCCTGGCTGCTACAGTGCCCGTACACCAGCACACCCTCCTCGTATTGGCTTTAATGCCACACATATTCTGGAACGAGGGCAGAGAGGGGTAGTTGGGGAGCTACTTAAACTAGATGGTGTTTCTATCACCCCTATTCCCAAACAGAGTAAGTGAcgctgattttttttctgtaagacATGTTTCttcttatttctttatttctgagtTGTTATAGCAGGGTGGGGATGTTAAATGAGCACAGTAACCACATAGAAAACTAGAAGGTAATTAAGACACATTGGCTTTTTTAGAGCAGCGAGTGCACGACTTTGGTAAAGAGAATGTGCGTCGGCTCCGGGAGATCCAGAGACGCTGCAAAGAGAAAGAGGCTGAGAAAGCACAGTCTCGTCCGGTTCCAGTCAGAGCCCTTTGGACCTCCTCTAAATACCAGAATGTCTCATCCAGGGTGATGGGCCAGCTACAGGTAAGAAGTATGTCAGCAAAAGATGAAAGTTCTAGagttaatgtttattttggatCACTTTCAATTCATTCTCTGTCATACAGGTTTCAAGTCCAGCTGTTAAGCCACAGTGTCAAAACTTTCTTAAGGCCCACTCAAAAGCTGGAACCCCTGCTCCAACAAGACCACAATCTAAAACATCTATGACTATGCAACCCCTGAACTCCTGCAACTCTACACATGAGCAGGACTTGAAAGTGAGAGAATTGCCAATAACTGATTCTTTATTTATTGGTTACATGATCAGACATGTCtccaaaatgatttattaaacaACATGAACATACATGTTTCTGCCTTGGATACGTATCTgccatatttacttttttttccatACTGTATTGTATTTGGATACAGTTACAGGTGCAGGGAGAAACCATAGACTTCATAAAACATAATGCCCAGGCTGCAAGAAAAACTGTGCTTCGTCGGTCCCAGTCACTGACAAACCTAAGAGATAAGCCTGTCCCCAGTGCAGTAAAAGGACAGGTTCCTCAGTAGTGAGTATTCATTATTCTATGGGTTATTTATTAATTCCTCATCAACTTGGCAAAGGTAGCAAATTTAGTAAACATACACATCTCTGCACCACTTTCAcagctgttgcatttttcttttttcactctctttttACTAACCAATCAGTATTGAGGCAAGGAAGGAACAGTGGCGCAAAGAGGAGGCGGAGCGGAGGAGAAATGCACCCGATCCTACAGTCCCACCAGGTCACACCCTGATGCCTGACAGT
This genomic window contains:
- the enkd1 gene encoding enkurin domain-containing protein 1, with protein sequence MCEGPSSISGPIPPDPSLFPQYYKRPASARGRLEGNHDATLTLLSGPLAPDPVLYPGCYSARTPAHPPRIGFNATHILERGQRGVVGELLKLDGVSITPIPKQKQRVHDFGKENVRRLREIQRRCKEKEAEKAQSRPVPVRALWTSSKYQNVSSRVMGQLQVSSPAVKPQCQNFLKAHSKAGTPAPTRPQSKTSMTMQPLNSCNSTHEQDLKLQVQGETIDFIKHNAQAARKTVLRRSQSLTNLRDKPVPSAVKGQVPQYIEARKEQWRKEEAERRRNAPDPTVPPGHTLMPDSERLETLKSLKETHRSLVTELLSLPLKADNLSIRSHRAHLDCRLSETEEAIKVFSRDKVYVKIDS